From a single Miscanthus floridulus cultivar M001 chromosome 8, ASM1932011v1, whole genome shotgun sequence genomic region:
- the LOC136477689 gene encoding hydroxycinnamoyltransferase 2-like — MKITVRGSEMVYPAAETPRRRLWNSGPDLVVPRFHTPSVYFFRRRDADGNDLTAPDGSFFDGARMRRALAEALVPFYPMAGRLARDEDGRVEIDCNAGGVLFQEADAPDATIDYFGDFAPTMELKRLIPTVDFSDDTSFPLLVLQVTHFKCGGVAIGVGMQHHVADGFSGLHFINSWADLCRGVPIAVMPFIDRSLLRARDPPTPVYPHIEYQPAPAMLSSEPPQAALTAKTATPPAAVAIFKLSRAELSRLRSQLPAREGAPRFSTYAVLAAHVWRCASLARGLPADQPTKLYCATDGRQRLQPPLPEGYFGNVIFTATPLANAGTVTAGVAEGASVIQAALDRMDDGYCRSALDYLELQPDLSALVRGAHTFRCPNLGLTSWVRLPIHDADFGWGRPVFMGPGGIAYEGLAFVLPSANRDGSLSVAISLQAEHMEKFRKLIYDF, encoded by the exons ATGAAGATCACGGTGCGGGGGTCGGAGATGGTGTACCCGGCGGCGGAGACGCCGCGTCGCCGGCTCTGGAACTCGGGGCCCGACCTGGTGGTGCCGCGGTTCCACACGCCCAGCGTCTACTTCTTCCGCCGCAGGGACGCGGACGGGAACGACCTGACGGCCCCGGACGGCAGCTTCTTCGACGGGGCGCGGATGCGGCGCGCGCTGGCGGAGGCGCTGGTGCCCTTCTACCCGATGGCGGGGCGGCTGGCGCGCGACGAGGACGGGCGCGTCGAGATCGACTGCAACGCCGGCGGGGTGCTGTTCCAGGAGGCGGACGCGCCCGACGCCACCATCGACTACTTCGGCGACTTCGCGCCCACCATGGAGCTCAAGCGCCTCATCCCCACCGTCGACTTCTCTGACGACACCTCCTTCCCGCTGCTCGTGCTCCAG GTGACCCACTTCAAGTGCGGTGGCGTGGCTATCGGCGTTGGCATGCAGCACCACGTAGCCGACGGCTTCTCCGGCCTGCATTTCATCAACTCGTGGGCGGACCTCTGCCGCGGCGTCCCGATCGCCGTCATGCCCTTCATTGACCGCTCACTCCTCCGCGCGCGTGACCCGCCGACCCCGGTCTACCCGCACATCGAGTACCAGCCGGCGCCCGCCATGCTGTCCTCTGAGCCGCCACAGGCGGCCCTCACGGCCAAGACGGCGACGCCGCCCGCAGCCGTGGCCATCTTCAAGCTCTCCCGCGCCGAGCTCAGCCGCCTGCGTTCGCAGCTCCCCGCGCGCGAGGGCGCGCCGCGGTTCAGCACGTACGCGGTGCTGGCGGCGCACGTGTGGCGGTGCGCGTCCCTGGCGCGCGGCCTGCCGGCCGACCAGCCCACCAAGCTGTACTGCGCCACGGACGGTCGGCAGCGGCTGCAGCCGCCGCTGCCGGAGGGCTACTTCGGCAACGTGATCTTCACGGCGACGCCGCTGGCGAACGCCGGCACGGTGACGGCCGGCGTGGCGGAGGGCGCGTCCGTGATCCAGGCGGCGCTGGACCGGATGGACGACGGGTACTGCCGGTCGGCGCTGGACTACCTGGAGCTGCAGCCGGACCTGTCGGCGCTGGTCCGCGGGGCGCACACGTTCCGGTGCCCCAACCTGGGGCTCACCAGCTGGGTGCGCCTGCCCATCCACGACGCGGACTTCGGGTGGGGCCGGCCCGTGTTCATGGGCCCCGGCGGCATCGCGTACGAGGGGCTCGCGTTCGTGCTCCCCAGCGCCAACCGCGACGGCAGCCTGTCCGTGGCCATCTCGCTGCAGGCGGAGCACATGGAGAAGTTCCGGAAGCTCATCTACGACTTCTGA
- the LOC136474216 gene encoding uncharacterized protein isoform X1: protein MAALLRTAAALGPPPSSPLSAQEPRGRCLRLACSRRASARPLRAWLLPTPHVFCRDGCRLRRLAATEADEAAQTATQVREDSETEVTGDSAADDGAGSADETPSIIVTILQSYREALINDDEAKAAEIESFLLSIEEEKNSLLNKIAALNAELATQRERILRISADFDNFRKRTENEKLNMMENVQGELIESFLPVLDNFERAKMQIKVETEGEEKINNSYQSIYKQFIEILNSLGVEDVETVGKPFDPMLHEAIMREESSEYEEGVILQEFRKGFKLGERLLRPAMVKVSAGPGPEMSAGPGPEVSRDDDPTIVEDSVAPQKGEDVEDDGVDGDAE, encoded by the exons ATGGCTGCCTTACTCCGCACGGCCGCGGCCCTCGGGCCCCCGCCCTCGTCGCCGCTGTCCGCACAGGAGCCGCGTGGGCGGTGCCTGCGGCTCGCCTGCTCCCGGCGCGCGTCCGCCCGACCGCTCCGGGCGTGGCTGCTGCCGACTCCGCACGTCTTCTGTCGCGACGGGTGCAGGCTCCGGCGCCTGGCCGCCACCGAGGCCGACGAGGCTGCGCAGACGGCGACGCAGGTGAGG GAGGATTCAGAAACCGAAGTTACTGGAGATAGTGCTGCAGATGATGGTGCTGGAAGCGCAGATGAAACTCCATCTATTATTGTGACAATACTGCAGTCATACAGAGAAGCTCTGATTAATGATGATGAAGCAAAAGCTGCTGAGATAGAGTCCTTTTTACTTTCTATCGAGGAAGAGAAAAACTCTCTTTTGAACAAAATCGCTGCTCTAAATGCCGAACTAGCAACTCAACGAGAACGTATCTTGAGGATCAGTGCTGATTTTGACAATTTCAGGAAAaggacagaaaatgagaagcttaACATGATGGAAAATGTGCAAGGGGAACTTATAGAGAGCTTTTTGCCTGTTCTTGACAACTTTGAAAGAGCAAAAATGCAAATAAAGGTGGAAacagagggagaggagaaaataaATAATAGCTACCAGAGCATTTATAAGCAATTTATCGAGATTCTGAATTCACTGGGCGTTGAAGATGTCGAAACTGTTGGCAAACCATTTGATCCtatg CTTCATGAAGCTATTATGAGAGAAGAGTCATCGGAGTACGAAGAGGGGGTCATTCTCCAGGAATTCCGAAAAGGTTTCAAACTTGGGGAAAGATTACTTCGCCCAGCAATGGTCAAGGTGTCTGCAGGACCAGGCCCTGAAATGTCTGCAGGACCAGGCCCTGAAGTGTCTAGAGATGATGACCCTACAATTGTCGAAGATAGTGTGGCACCTCAAAAGGGTGAAGATGTTGAAGACGACGGTGTTGATGGTGATGCAGAATAG
- the LOC136474216 gene encoding uncharacterized protein isoform X2 has product MAALLRTAAALGPPPSSPLSAQEPRGRCLRLACSRRASARPLRAWLLPTPHVFCRDGCRLRRLAATEADEAAQTATQEDSETEVTGDSAADDGAGSADETPSIIVTILQSYREALINDDEAKAAEIESFLLSIEEEKNSLLNKIAALNAELATQRERILRISADFDNFRKRTENEKLNMMENVQGELIESFLPVLDNFERAKMQIKVETEGEEKINNSYQSIYKQFIEILNSLGVEDVETVGKPFDPMLHEAIMREESSEYEEGVILQEFRKGFKLGERLLRPAMVKVSAGPGPEMSAGPGPEVSRDDDPTIVEDSVAPQKGEDVEDDGVDGDAE; this is encoded by the exons ATGGCTGCCTTACTCCGCACGGCCGCGGCCCTCGGGCCCCCGCCCTCGTCGCCGCTGTCCGCACAGGAGCCGCGTGGGCGGTGCCTGCGGCTCGCCTGCTCCCGGCGCGCGTCCGCCCGACCGCTCCGGGCGTGGCTGCTGCCGACTCCGCACGTCTTCTGTCGCGACGGGTGCAGGCTCCGGCGCCTGGCCGCCACCGAGGCCGACGAGGCTGCGCAGACGGCGACGCAG GAGGATTCAGAAACCGAAGTTACTGGAGATAGTGCTGCAGATGATGGTGCTGGAAGCGCAGATGAAACTCCATCTATTATTGTGACAATACTGCAGTCATACAGAGAAGCTCTGATTAATGATGATGAAGCAAAAGCTGCTGAGATAGAGTCCTTTTTACTTTCTATCGAGGAAGAGAAAAACTCTCTTTTGAACAAAATCGCTGCTCTAAATGCCGAACTAGCAACTCAACGAGAACGTATCTTGAGGATCAGTGCTGATTTTGACAATTTCAGGAAAaggacagaaaatgagaagcttaACATGATGGAAAATGTGCAAGGGGAACTTATAGAGAGCTTTTTGCCTGTTCTTGACAACTTTGAAAGAGCAAAAATGCAAATAAAGGTGGAAacagagggagaggagaaaataaATAATAGCTACCAGAGCATTTATAAGCAATTTATCGAGATTCTGAATTCACTGGGCGTTGAAGATGTCGAAACTGTTGGCAAACCATTTGATCCtatg CTTCATGAAGCTATTATGAGAGAAGAGTCATCGGAGTACGAAGAGGGGGTCATTCTCCAGGAATTCCGAAAAGGTTTCAAACTTGGGGAAAGATTACTTCGCCCAGCAATGGTCAAGGTGTCTGCAGGACCAGGCCCTGAAATGTCTGCAGGACCAGGCCCTGAAGTGTCTAGAGATGATGACCCTACAATTGTCGAAGATAGTGTGGCACCTCAAAAGGGTGAAGATGTTGAAGACGACGGTGTTGATGGTGATGCAGAATAG